One Streptomyces hundungensis DNA segment encodes these proteins:
- a CDS encoding GH92 family glycosyl hydrolase, whose product MLRSVPSAVSPVHPRRVSRCLSAFSALTLSALGVVGLAAAAPAHAAPAHAAALALTQYVDPFIGTDDSNAPNPVPGGAGGSTYPGAVVPFGGVQFGPDTPTASPSGYRYKDTSVEDFSLTHFDGAGCANNEDLPLLPVTGALGSSPGTHWSSYASGHTKANEVAKPGYYKTRLDRYATDVELSATTRTGMGKLTYPASTASRLLINTGRSATGSRAGSVRINGNELTGSVTAGGFCGSSKTYQIYFDVRFDRAPTGFGTWSGGTVSDGSAGASGADTGAYLTFDTTSNATVQFKVGLSYVSVAGAQANVTSENNGWDFGATRTAADDAWNQMLNRLQVSGGSAEERQKFYTALYHVLQSPNISSDVNGDYRGFDNAVHHSARPVYQNYSGWDIYRSWAALVALMAPTEASDIAKSMVLDGQQGGLLPKWSQQTNEDFVMTGDPGPIIVGSMYAFGARDFDTAAALALMEKSSNGGTAQGSEIRGRQSTYTSLHYLDDPSDSLEYSASDFAVAQFAKALGDTSSYQSHMGRAQWWRNTFNAESSYVQQHKSDGSWSWPLDPASQSTFTEGNASQYTWMVPYDFSDLINSMGGAGTAVQRLDHHFTEVNAGQSRPYYYIGNEPEHGVPWAYDYARHPAGATDAVRKVMAESFTTGAGGLPGNDDLGATSAWYVWAALGMYPATPGADTLALHGPQFPSILIQRAAGNITINSTGSGPYVQSLSLNGTSTSHSYLRYPDVAAGATLTYTMGATPSATWGTGAADVPPSFQDGASPVPAAPDLGTDLALGKPVTGSTPCAAAESADKAVDGSLTHNSKWCSADANPSLQVDLGSVRSVSSFVIKHAGLGGESTAWNTGGFQIQTSTDGTAWTTAATVSGSRSSRTYHPVAARSARYVRLVVTSASNTGGSDAARVYELEVYGTGAGSRDLAIGQPTTGSESCTTTETPDKAVNGSVTGGTSDKWCSKASGTKTLQVDLGASHPLTSITVRHAGAGGERAEWNTKDYDLSVSADGTTWSTAAQIRGNTADSTTSPVTASARYVRLAVITPTGNGDSAARIYELEVNGV is encoded by the coding sequence GTGCTCCGCTCCGTGCCCTCCGCCGTTTCCCCCGTCCACCCCAGACGCGTCTCACGATGCCTCAGCGCCTTCAGCGCCCTGACCCTCTCCGCCCTGGGCGTCGTCGGACTCGCCGCCGCGGCGCCCGCCCACGCGGCGCCCGCCCACGCGGCGGCGCTCGCGCTGACCCAGTACGTCGACCCGTTCATCGGCACCGACGACAGCAACGCCCCCAACCCCGTGCCCGGCGGCGCGGGAGGCAGCACCTACCCCGGGGCCGTGGTGCCGTTCGGCGGCGTCCAGTTCGGCCCGGACACCCCGACGGCCTCGCCGTCCGGCTACCGCTACAAGGACACCTCCGTCGAGGACTTCAGCCTCACCCACTTCGACGGCGCCGGCTGCGCCAACAACGAGGACCTGCCCCTGCTGCCGGTCACCGGCGCGCTCGGCAGTTCACCCGGCACCCATTGGTCGAGCTACGCCTCCGGTCACACCAAGGCGAACGAGGTCGCCAAGCCCGGCTACTACAAGACCCGCCTCGATCGTTACGCCACCGACGTGGAGCTGTCCGCCACCACCCGCACCGGCATGGGCAAGCTCACCTACCCCGCCTCGACCGCGTCCCGGCTGCTGATCAACACCGGCCGCAGCGCCACCGGCAGCCGCGCCGGATCGGTGCGCATCAACGGCAACGAGCTGACCGGAAGCGTGACCGCCGGAGGGTTCTGCGGGTCGTCCAAGACGTACCAGATCTACTTCGACGTGCGCTTCGACCGGGCGCCGACCGGCTTCGGCACCTGGTCCGGGGGCACCGTCAGCGACGGCTCGGCCGGCGCGTCCGGCGCCGACACCGGCGCTTACCTCACCTTCGACACCACCAGCAACGCGACCGTCCAGTTCAAGGTCGGTCTGTCCTATGTGAGCGTCGCGGGCGCGCAGGCCAATGTGACCTCGGAGAACAACGGCTGGGACTTCGGCGCGACCCGCACCGCGGCCGACGACGCCTGGAACCAGATGCTCAACCGGCTCCAGGTGAGTGGCGGCAGCGCCGAGGAGCGGCAGAAGTTCTACACCGCCCTCTACCACGTGCTCCAGAGCCCCAACATCTCCAGTGACGTCAACGGCGACTACCGGGGCTTCGACAACGCCGTGCACCACTCGGCCAGGCCGGTCTACCAGAACTACTCCGGGTGGGACATCTACCGCTCCTGGGCGGCGCTCGTCGCCCTCATGGCCCCGACCGAGGCGAGCGACATCGCCAAGTCGATGGTCCTGGACGGACAGCAGGGCGGGCTCCTGCCCAAGTGGTCCCAGCAGACCAACGAGGACTTCGTCATGACGGGCGACCCCGGCCCGATCATCGTCGGCAGCATGTACGCATTCGGGGCGCGCGACTTCGACACCGCTGCGGCGCTCGCGCTGATGGAGAAGTCGTCCAACGGCGGAACGGCACAGGGCAGCGAGATCCGTGGACGCCAATCCACCTACACCAGCCTGCACTACCTCGACGACCCCTCCGACTCCCTCGAATACTCGGCCTCCGACTTCGCGGTGGCCCAGTTCGCCAAGGCTCTGGGTGACACATCGAGCTACCAGAGCCACATGGGACGCGCCCAGTGGTGGCGCAACACCTTCAACGCCGAGTCCTCCTATGTGCAGCAGCACAAGAGCGACGGCTCCTGGAGCTGGCCGCTCGATCCGGCGAGCCAGTCCACCTTCACCGAGGGCAACGCCTCCCAGTACACCTGGATGGTGCCCTACGACTTCTCCGACCTGATCAACTCCATGGGCGGCGCGGGAACCGCCGTCCAGCGCCTCGACCACCACTTCACGGAGGTCAACGCCGGGCAGAGCAGGCCCTATTACTACATAGGGAACGAGCCCGAGCACGGAGTGCCGTGGGCCTACGACTACGCCCGCCACCCGGCCGGGGCCACCGACGCGGTGCGCAAGGTGATGGCGGAGTCCTTCACCACCGGCGCCGGGGGACTGCCCGGCAACGACGACCTCGGCGCGACGTCGGCCTGGTACGTGTGGGCCGCGCTCGGCATGTATCCGGCGACCCCCGGCGCCGACACGCTGGCACTGCACGGGCCGCAGTTCCCCTCGATCCTGATCCAGCGCGCGGCCGGGAACATCACCATCAACAGCACCGGCAGCGGACCCTATGTGCAGTCGCTCAGCCTCAACGGCACGTCCACCAGCCACAGTTATCTGCGCTACCCGGACGTCGCGGCCGGTGCGACCCTCACCTACACCATGGGCGCCACGCCCAGCGCGACCTGGGGCACCGGCGCCGCGGACGTGCCGCCGTCGTTCCAGGACGGCGCGAGCCCGGTGCCGGCCGCCCCGGACCTCGGCACCGACCTCGCGCTCGGCAAACCCGTCACCGGATCTACGCCCTGCGCCGCGGCGGAGTCGGCCGACAAGGCCGTGGACGGCTCGCTGACCCACAACAGCAAGTGGTGCTCGGCCGATGCGAACCCGTCGCTCCAGGTCGACCTCGGGTCCGTGCGGAGCGTGTCCTCCTTCGTCATCAAGCACGCGGGGCTCGGCGGCGAGAGCACCGCCTGGAACACCGGCGGCTTCCAGATCCAGACCAGCACCGACGGCACCGCCTGGACCACCGCGGCGACCGTCAGCGGCTCCCGCTCCAGCCGGACCTACCACCCCGTGGCGGCCCGCTCGGCCCGCTATGTCCGTCTCGTAGTCACCAGCGCCTCCAACACCGGGGGCAGCGACGCGGCCCGCGTCTACGAGCTGGAGGTCTACGGGACGGGCGCGGGCAGCCGGGATCTCGCGATCGGGCAACCCACCACGGGCTCCGAGTCCTGCACCACCACGGAGACCCCGGACAAGGCGGTCAACGGAAGCGTCACCGGAGGCACGAGTGACAAATGGTGCTCCAAGGCGTCCGGCACCAAGACCCTTCAGGTCGATCTGGGTGCGTCCCACCCGCTGACCTCGATCACGGTGCGCCACGCGGGTGCCGGCGGCGAGAGGGCGGAGTGGAACACCAAGGACTACGACCTGAGCGTCTCCGCCGACGGAACCACCTGGAGCACGGCGGCCCAGATCCGGGGCAACACCGCCGACTCCACGACGAGTCCCGTGACGGCGTCGGCCCGTTACGTACGCCTGGCGGTCATCACCCCGACGGGGAACGGCGATTCGGCCGCCCGCATATACGAGCTGGAGGTCAACGGCGTCTGA
- a CDS encoding D-alanyl-D-alanine carboxypeptidase, translating to MNEKNSTKAADVSGASATPGEDDDAVSRAEVTEPTRGEASPAPRTDPRAKDAALQEAQEVANSGLGETTSSEGTDASTRTGKVPNSDPAEPSQDEGTEAATRPASPSDDPDSPNSGRPAPTSGRTDAVGDAARTERTDRADRADKTLVGASATPPKDSAHPGEDTDAPHDDVREGDAVDTDTDTDPDIGADASTGTGTKTGAKTDAKTDAVKAEAPEASAKSEDPAPRASKPASPPVPPTAPASPDAPVRDSAAESPSRPTTPSWAARSARTESDSEQTSEFVALKPDLPHPTPPRRSVPAPPLPSSAQPSGRSLGEPETTRELAAPPADDRTMALTRPAGPAAAGADRAPETASGTGDAGGPPPPLDLLAQLTNTPPKPETVARTVGRRIKIWGTLVALLVVALVAVQALRPLPAPQLVLTAKASHTAAGGAPSLPWPSEGQAVVDIDGLGRMGSYGEMRPLPIGSVAKVMTAYLILRNHPLKAGEKGPMIPVDQKAQDDYTNGVKEKESVVEVKAGQQLSELEALQAVMLPSANNVARLLARWDASTEAAFIQKMNDTAKQFGMANTTYTDASGLVDSTVSTAEDQVKLAKRAMADPVFRGIAKLPAYASTTTSGGGTVETSRTQRNFNKLVPLYGVVGIKTGSTTKAGGNLLFAAEKTVGGSKQLIVGAVFGQHRPNIIETATVASKNLILAAGGALRSEMVVKKGEVVGRVEDGLGGTVPVVATKDLSVPVWTGASVGLSLTDGGKKLPHTAKAGTEVGTLTVGGGIGEVKVPVALKDDLAEPSFASKLTRLG from the coding sequence ATGAACGAGAAGAACAGCACGAAGGCGGCGGACGTCTCAGGCGCGTCGGCCACACCGGGCGAGGACGACGACGCGGTGAGCCGGGCGGAGGTGACGGAGCCGACGCGGGGCGAGGCGAGCCCCGCACCCCGAACGGACCCCCGAGCGAAGGACGCCGCCCTCCAGGAGGCCCAGGAGGTCGCCAACTCCGGCCTGGGCGAGACGACTTCGAGCGAAGGGACGGACGCCTCGACGCGAACGGGGAAGGTTCCCAACTCCGACCCCGCCGAGCCGTCACAGGACGAGGGAACCGAGGCCGCGACCCGACCGGCCTCACCGTCGGATGACCCCGACTCTCCCAACTCCGGCCGCCCCGCGCCGACTTCGGGCCGCACCGATGCAGTCGGCGACGCCGCCCGTACGGAGCGTACGGACCGGGCCGACCGGGCCGACAAGACGTTGGTCGGCGCGTCCGCCACGCCCCCGAAGGACTCCGCGCACCCGGGCGAGGACACGGATGCCCCACACGACGACGTCCGCGAGGGCGACGCAGTCGACACCGACACCGACACCGACCCGGACATCGGTGCCGACGCCAGCACCGGCACCGGCACCAAAACGGGTGCCAAGACGGACGCCAAAACGGATGCCGTCAAGGCAGAGGCCCCCGAGGCATCGGCAAAGTCCGAAGACCCGGCCCCGCGCGCATCCAAGCCGGCTTCTCCACCCGTGCCCCCGACCGCCCCCGCGTCCCCCGACGCGCCGGTCCGCGACTCGGCGGCGGAGTCCCCCAGCCGACCCACCACCCCTTCATGGGCCGCCCGTTCCGCCCGTACGGAGTCGGACTCCGAGCAGACCAGCGAGTTCGTCGCGCTCAAGCCTGACCTGCCGCACCCCACGCCGCCCCGCCGCTCCGTACCGGCCCCTCCGCTGCCGTCGTCCGCCCAGCCCTCCGGCCGGAGCCTCGGGGAGCCGGAAACCACCCGGGAGTTGGCCGCACCTCCGGCCGACGACCGCACCATGGCGCTGACCCGGCCCGCCGGTCCCGCGGCCGCGGGGGCCGACCGGGCGCCCGAGACCGCGTCCGGCACCGGAGACGCGGGCGGGCCGCCGCCCCCGCTCGATCTGCTCGCGCAGCTGACGAACACCCCGCCGAAGCCCGAGACGGTGGCCCGTACCGTCGGACGCAGGATCAAGATCTGGGGCACCCTCGTCGCGCTGCTCGTCGTCGCCCTGGTGGCGGTCCAGGCGCTGCGACCGCTCCCCGCCCCGCAGCTGGTGCTCACCGCGAAGGCGAGTCACACGGCCGCGGGCGGAGCCCCCTCGCTGCCGTGGCCGAGCGAGGGTCAGGCCGTGGTGGACATCGACGGCCTCGGTCGGATGGGCTCGTACGGGGAGATGCGTCCGCTGCCGATCGGCAGCGTGGCCAAGGTGATGACCGCCTACCTCATCCTGCGCAACCACCCGCTCAAGGCCGGCGAGAAGGGGCCCATGATCCCGGTCGACCAGAAGGCACAGGACGACTACACCAACGGCGTCAAGGAGAAGGAGTCGGTCGTCGAGGTGAAGGCCGGACAGCAGCTCTCCGAACTGGAGGCCCTTCAGGCCGTCATGCTTCCCTCGGCGAACAACGTGGCCCGCCTGCTGGCCCGTTGGGACGCGTCGACGGAAGCGGCGTTCATCCAGAAGATGAACGACACCGCCAAGCAGTTCGGCATGGCCAACACGACGTACACGGACGCGAGCGGACTCGTGGACTCCACGGTCAGCACCGCCGAGGACCAGGTGAAGCTGGCCAAGCGCGCCATGGCCGACCCGGTCTTCCGGGGGATCGCCAAGCTGCCGGCCTACGCGTCGACGACGACGTCCGGCGGCGGCACGGTCGAAACGTCCAGGACGCAGCGCAACTTCAACAAGCTCGTGCCGCTGTACGGCGTCGTGGGCATCAAGACGGGTTCCACGACGAAGGCGGGCGGCAATCTGCTCTTCGCGGCCGAGAAGACCGTCGGCGGCAGCAAGCAGCTGATCGTGGGCGCGGTGTTCGGGCAGCACCGGCCGAACATCATCGAGACGGCGACCGTGGCCAGCAAGAACCTGATTCTCGCGGCGGGCGGGGCGCTCCGGAGCGAGATGGTGGTGAAGAAGGGTGAGGTGGTCGGTCGGGTCGAGGACGGCCTCGGCGGTACGGTCCCGGTCGTGGCGACCAAGGATCTGAGCGTGCCCGTGTGGACCGGCGCGTCGGTGGGGCTCAGCCTGACGGACGGCGGCAAGAAGCTGCCGCACACGGCCAAGGCGGGCACGGAGGTCGGCACGCTGACCGTCGGCGGGGGCATCGGCGAGGTGAAGGTTCCGGTCGCGCTCAAGGACGATCTCGCCGAACCGTCGTTCGCTTCGAAGCTCACCCGGCTCGGCTGA
- a CDS encoding LacI family DNA-binding transcriptional regulator: protein MKRPTMKDVARAAGVSPMTVSRAVSGEPGVSPDTAARVEQAIRQLGYQRNDNARSLRQKDLRTSTIGLVVDDLANPFYALMARSVEDEAHRRGYLVLVGSTNDEPRREREVIAAFTARQVDGLILVPTNGGHGFLKQPMEGGTCVVCVDRPAKGLAVDTVTVDNRAGAERAVGHLLGHGHTRIAYLGDRFDIWTQRERHAGYLDALAAHGIPEDPALVRHELRSQSDAAAALAELRALPDPPTALFTTNDLITIGVMDGLGHPDPVALVGFDDFPLADRLSPPLSVVSQDPVALGATAANLLFSRIDGDTSPPRSVVLLTRLVVRGSGAGGGFRG, encoded by the coding sequence GTGAAGCGCCCGACGATGAAGGACGTGGCCCGCGCGGCGGGAGTGAGCCCGATGACGGTTTCGCGAGCGGTGTCGGGCGAACCCGGCGTCTCGCCGGACACCGCCGCCCGAGTCGAGCAGGCCATACGGCAGTTGGGCTACCAGCGCAACGACAACGCCCGCAGTCTGCGGCAGAAGGACCTGCGCACGTCCACCATCGGGCTCGTCGTCGACGATCTGGCCAACCCGTTCTACGCCCTGATGGCCCGCTCCGTGGAGGACGAGGCCCATCGGCGCGGCTATCTGGTCCTGGTCGGCAGCACCAACGACGAGCCCCGCCGCGAACGGGAGGTCATAGCCGCGTTCACCGCCCGGCAGGTGGACGGTCTCATCCTCGTCCCGACCAACGGAGGCCACGGCTTCCTCAAGCAGCCGATGGAGGGCGGCACCTGTGTCGTCTGCGTCGACCGGCCCGCCAAGGGGCTGGCCGTCGACACCGTCACCGTCGACAACCGGGCGGGCGCCGAGCGGGCCGTCGGCCATCTGCTCGGCCACGGGCACACACGGATCGCCTACCTCGGCGACCGGTTCGACATCTGGACCCAGCGCGAGCGCCACGCGGGCTATCTCGACGCCCTCGCCGCCCACGGCATACCCGAGGATCCGGCCCTCGTACGCCATGAACTGCGCTCCCAGTCCGACGCGGCGGCCGCCCTCGCCGAGCTGCGGGCGCTTCCCGATCCCCCCACCGCCCTGTTCACCACCAATGACCTCATCACCATCGGCGTGATGGACGGACTCGGGCACCCCGATCCGGTCGCCCTCGTCGGCTTCGACGACTTCCCGCTGGCCGACCGGCTCAGCCCGCCGCTCAGCGTCGTCAGCCAGGACCCGGTCGCACTCGGCGCCACGGCCGCCAACCTCCTGTTCTCCCGGATCGACGGCGACACGTCACCACCCCGCTCGGTCGTCCTCCTGACCCGGCTCGTCGTGCGCGGCTCGGGGGCCGGTGGCGGCTTTCGCGGTTGA
- a CDS encoding immunity 49 family protein, with translation MRIERHRIDEAALVAAEADFAERITGDVHRMQEDPRPAEGWRAVADSFLDYLGARSVRLPELHGKDAEAALGSAAAAAVGALELTLVPRRQFGVFIDYVGAGVSYGGEFDREEEPEAQDGEAGGGRQNSGRPVGQNDGWSEGRNHGRFEGRCGGQPVGQHRRRNDDTSGWLDALHLAFLASVADRATEVFIEAAPPWRGNEGRADVALVHALMAYVFGHEEGPDGFLPGRPDDYGLVRPDNLLVGRPDDIFGAGPVQDVEKCALIDMVVATLGEGDDWPGHRAALSTLRALAAGDEDGFHRRLARQLKQYRSRAEAGHAAPRSLLPLDALALMAMAHRWRGWDTKVESGYLPRALVTGFEPDAPRVRAYGGDKRADAVAALTEDPLVVERPTHPFAVQCLDPSPYDDCAAQEMTRFHDPREDPKALARELMSLMSDQRQRFLVRAALDPQGADPCRDEALVLGAEAGAGALRLARAEPGTEVDVTVGGTTRRLPAWRGTFRPNPHQWQQAVALALVLGEREVLADCVLIEPGFFAEGDHPSPGGAYCAALHDYLRGVDPEPAMDHALLIGGRADTGGFLAPPVVLLSQLVQGDRQGFVLALADALEEHREHYTVGARGKDMEAALNLDVLGLVCHARRLGWPVAVRSPYLPEGLLP, from the coding sequence GTGCGGATCGAGCGCCATCGAATCGATGAGGCGGCGTTGGTCGCGGCCGAGGCCGACTTCGCGGAGCGGATCACCGGGGACGTGCACCGGATGCAGGAGGACCCCCGCCCGGCCGAAGGCTGGCGGGCGGTGGCCGACAGCTTTCTGGACTATCTGGGGGCGCGGTCCGTGCGCCTGCCCGAGCTCCATGGAAAGGATGCCGAAGCAGCGCTCGGCTCGGCGGCGGCCGCAGCGGTGGGCGCCCTCGAACTGACCCTGGTTCCCCGACGGCAGTTCGGCGTGTTCATCGACTACGTCGGGGCCGGGGTGTCGTACGGCGGCGAGTTCGATCGCGAGGAGGAGCCCGAGGCGCAGGACGGTGAGGCAGGCGGCGGCCGTCAGAACAGCGGTCGGCCCGTAGGGCAAAACGATGGCTGGTCCGAAGGGCGAAACCATGGCCGGTTCGAGGGGCGGTGCGGCGGGCAGCCCGTGGGGCAGCACAGGCGGCGGAACGACGACACCTCCGGCTGGCTGGACGCGCTCCATCTGGCCTTCCTCGCTAGCGTCGCGGACCGGGCGACCGAGGTCTTCATCGAGGCCGCCCCGCCCTGGCGCGGAAACGAGGGGCGAGCCGACGTGGCGCTCGTCCACGCCCTGATGGCGTATGTCTTCGGCCATGAGGAGGGGCCGGACGGTTTCTTGCCGGGGAGGCCGGACGACTACGGCCTCGTGCGGCCGGACAACCTCCTCGTGGGGAGGCCCGACGACATCTTCGGGGCCGGCCCGGTGCAGGACGTCGAGAAGTGCGCGCTGATCGACATGGTCGTCGCGACGCTCGGCGAGGGCGACGACTGGCCCGGCCACCGTGCCGCCCTCAGCACCTTGCGCGCCCTGGCCGCAGGGGACGAAGACGGCTTCCACCGGCGGCTGGCAAGGCAGTTGAAGCAGTACCGAAGTCGTGCAGAGGCGGGCCACGCCGCACCGCGCAGCCTGTTGCCGCTCGACGCGCTGGCACTCATGGCGATGGCCCATCGATGGCGAGGGTGGGACACGAAAGTCGAGTCCGGATATCTGCCGCGTGCTCTGGTGACCGGGTTCGAGCCGGACGCGCCCCGGGTGCGGGCCTATGGAGGCGACAAGCGTGCCGATGCGGTGGCCGCGCTAACCGAGGATCCGCTGGTGGTCGAACGGCCGACGCATCCGTTCGCCGTCCAGTGCCTGGACCCGTCGCCGTACGACGACTGCGCCGCCCAGGAGATGACGCGCTTCCACGATCCTCGCGAGGACCCGAAGGCGCTCGCGAGGGAGTTGATGTCGCTCATGTCGGACCAGCGGCAGCGCTTCCTGGTACGGGCCGCGCTGGACCCCCAGGGGGCGGATCCGTGCCGGGACGAGGCCCTGGTGCTGGGTGCCGAGGCGGGAGCGGGCGCCCTGAGGCTGGCGCGGGCGGAGCCGGGCACGGAGGTGGACGTCACCGTCGGCGGTACGACCAGACGGCTGCCGGCATGGCGCGGCACGTTCCGTCCCAACCCGCACCAGTGGCAGCAGGCCGTGGCGCTGGCCCTGGTGCTCGGTGAGCGGGAGGTGCTCGCCGACTGCGTACTCATCGAGCCCGGGTTCTTCGCCGAGGGCGATCACCCCTCGCCCGGCGGCGCCTACTGCGCGGCCCTCCACGACTATCTGCGCGGCGTCGACCCCGAGCCGGCGATGGACCACGCGCTCCTGATCGGGGGCCGGGCGGACACCGGCGGTTTCCTCGCTCCGCCCGTGGTCCTGCTGTCCCAGCTCGTCCAGGGCGACCGGCAGGGCTTCGTCCTCGCGCTCGCCGATGCCCTCGAAGAACACCGCGAGCACTACACCGTGGGCGCTCGCGGCAAGGACATGGAGGCGGCGCTCAACCTGGATGTGCTGGGGCTTGTGTGCCATGCCCGCCGACTGGGTTGGCCCGTCGCCGTCAGATCGCCCTACCTGCCGGAAGGTCTGCTCCCCTAG
- a CDS encoding RraA family protein, with product MLKAFADLSTPLVADACVRLGVSLRIAPPGIRAVDPGHRLAGRALPVRHYGSVDVFLEAFGAAEPGDVLVVDNGGRTDEACVGDLTALEAKAAGVAGLVVWGLHRDTSELTDIALPVFSYGSNPSGPVRLDAQEPEALTSARFATHLVSREDMVFADEDGVLFVGAEHVEEVLATALRIRDTEREQADRVRAGDTLRRQTSFEEYMARRASDPEYTFRKHLRRTGGAIEE from the coding sequence ATGCTCAAGGCCTTCGCCGATCTGTCCACCCCGCTCGTGGCGGACGCCTGTGTCCGCCTCGGTGTTTCCCTGCGCATCGCGCCACCCGGCATCCGTGCGGTCGACCCCGGTCATCGCCTCGCCGGGCGGGCCCTGCCGGTCCGGCACTACGGGAGTGTCGATGTGTTCCTCGAGGCGTTCGGGGCGGCGGAGCCGGGCGATGTGCTGGTCGTCGACAACGGGGGCCGTACCGACGAGGCCTGCGTGGGCGACCTCACCGCCCTGGAGGCCAAGGCGGCGGGCGTCGCGGGCCTGGTGGTGTGGGGGTTGCACCGCGACACCTCCGAACTCACCGACATCGCGCTGCCCGTGTTCAGCTACGGCAGCAATCCCTCGGGGCCCGTGCGTCTCGACGCCCAGGAGCCCGAAGCGCTGACCAGCGCCCGCTTCGCCACCCATCTGGTGAGTCGCGAGGACATGGTGTTCGCCGACGAGGACGGTGTGCTGTTCGTCGGCGCCGAGCACGTCGAGGAGGTGCTCGCGACGGCCCTGCGGATCCGGGACACCGAACGCGAACAGGCCGACCGCGTCCGGGCGGGCGACACCCTGCGCCGGCAGACGTCCTTCGAGGAGTACATGGCGCGCCGCGCCTCCGACCCCGAGTACACCTTCCGCAAGCATCTGCGGCGCACCGGCGGGGCCATCGAGGAGTAG
- a CDS encoding zinc-binding dehydrogenase: MKAIRFAGAGRPLNMETVPDPEPGPGWVVVDIEAAGLCHSDLHIMSGMDLGDLTVKAPLTLGHEGAGVISSVGEGVRDFAVGDRVGIALVSHPIEDAHFAPGVGHDGAFAERELAHVSTLVHIPDNVTFAEAAVATDSVATAYHAVRTAGSVRRGRTVGVIGLGGLGLNGVRIAALLGATVYGVDVNPATFGPAQDAGATACFHDVRQLADRRPDVIVDFAGVASTVAAAVESVRPGGCVVLVGLGGAVAEISIAAMVMRNVRLVGSLGASKDELREVYELIASGALKPAVQEVPFAELPAAMDRLARGEVRGRLYTRPRADLRVPAEVA; the protein is encoded by the coding sequence ATGAAGGCCATACGGTTCGCGGGCGCGGGACGGCCGCTCAACATGGAGACCGTTCCGGACCCGGAGCCCGGGCCCGGGTGGGTCGTGGTCGACATCGAAGCGGCCGGCCTGTGCCACTCGGACCTGCACATCATGAGCGGGATGGACCTCGGTGACCTCACGGTCAAGGCACCGCTGACGCTGGGCCACGAGGGCGCCGGGGTCATCTCCTCGGTGGGCGAGGGCGTACGGGACTTCGCGGTGGGCGACCGGGTCGGCATCGCCCTGGTGTCGCACCCGATCGAGGACGCCCACTTCGCACCCGGGGTGGGCCACGACGGAGCCTTCGCCGAGCGGGAATTGGCCCATGTCTCCACGCTGGTGCACATCCCCGACAACGTGACGTTCGCCGAAGCGGCGGTCGCCACCGACTCGGTGGCCACCGCCTACCACGCGGTACGGACGGCCGGCTCGGTCCGCCGGGGCCGGACGGTCGGCGTGATAGGCCTGGGAGGCCTCGGCCTCAACGGCGTACGCATCGCCGCACTGCTCGGAGCGACCGTGTACGGGGTCGACGTCAACCCGGCCACCTTCGGCCCCGCGCAGGACGCCGGAGCCACGGCCTGCTTCCACGACGTCCGGCAGCTCGCGGACCGACGCCCCGATGTGATCGTGGACTTCGCGGGCGTCGCCTCGACCGTCGCCGCCGCCGTGGAGAGCGTACGGCCCGGTGGCTGTGTGGTGCTCGTCGGTCTCGGCGGAGCCGTCGCCGAGATATCGATCGCCGCGATGGTCATGCGCAACGTCCGGCTCGTGGGCTCGCTCGGTGCGAGCAAGGACGAACTGCGGGAGGTCTACGAGCTCATAGCGAGCGGCGCGCTCAAGCCGGCCGTGCAGGAGGTCCCGTTCGCCGAACTCCCGGCGGCGATGGACCGGTTGGCGCGCGGCGAGGTCCGGGGCCGCCTCTACACCAGGCCCCGCGCCGACCTCCGCGTGCCGGCCGAGGTGGCCTGA